In Methanooceanicella nereidis, one DNA window encodes the following:
- a CDS encoding YdhR family protein, with the protein MSLNPFVSAVIAFIYALKGRLHFPKERIGDTVVMDDGVRFTIFRQVIVDPEKSRSRSPGATFIVRFHVAGMKPEQNKKFSWIPMFFILGLPGFRSKLWTLDESTGDFQGIYEWDTVKDAENYAGSFAMRFMTGRSTPGSVSYRIIPK; encoded by the coding sequence ATGAGCTTGAACCCGTTCGTATCGGCCGTAATAGCATTTATATACGCATTAAAGGGAAGGCTGCATTTCCCAAAAGAAAGGATAGGCGATACTGTCGTAATGGATGATGGTGTAAGGTTCACTATATTCAGGCAGGTAATAGTCGACCCTGAAAAAAGCCGATCCCGATCTCCGGGAGCTACCTTTATCGTAAGGTTCCATGTCGCCGGCATGAAGCCTGAACAAAATAAGAAGTTTTCCTGGATACCGATGTTCTTCATTTTAGGGCTTCCCGGTTTCAGGTCGAAGCTATGGACGCTGGACGAGAGCACGGGCGACTTTCAGGGAATATATGAATGGGACACGGTGAAGGATGCGGAGAATTATGCGGGCTCGTTCGCAATGAGATTCATGACGGGGAGGTCGACCCCCGGTTCTGTGAGCTACAGGATCATTCCAAAGTGA